The Vitis vinifera cultivar Pinot Noir 40024 chromosome 7, ASM3070453v1 genomic interval TTGGTAGCATCTTAGGCATTACCCTGGAAATACGACTCAAATGATGAAGCAATCGTTTTAGTCTTTTAGCTAAACAAGCCTAATCCATATTAAGGTAAATAGTGATATGGAAAGGTAAATAGCTATCCCACTCCTCTTCTAAGTTTACCATTAAACTCTCCCTACAACACTGGTGTTTACATAACCAGATGGCACAAAATTTACGAATGCAGTTAGCGGCCCCGCCCACGTCCACGCCCACGACCACGGCCCCGCCCACGTCCCATGGGTCTCCCTGAAATGGaaaaaagcattaaaaaaaattaaaacaagggGAACATAAATCATACGAAAATGCATAGAATTAGAGCCAAAGAGATAGAGCAATACCTGCGGTTGGCTTCTTGGGCTTGACCCTAGGTGTCTCTTCCACCAAAAGGGTCTCAAGATTCAAGCTGTCGGGAAGGATATAATACCGAATGTTGTTGCCTCTAACACTCAAGTGATCTAGAGTCACTGGATTTTTCCCCTTCAACGTAAGTTTCACTGTCTTCA includes:
- the LOC100256258 gene encoding small nuclear ribonucleoprotein SmD1a; translation: MKLVRFLMKLNNETVSIELKNGTVVHGTITGVDISMNTHLKTVKLTLKGKNPVTLDHLSVRGNNIRYYILPDSLNLETLLVEETPRVKPKKPTAGRPMGRGRGRGRGRGRGRGR